Proteins encoded within one genomic window of Funiculus sociatus GB2-C1:
- a CDS encoding ribbon-helix-helix domain-containing protein, translating into MANTSELDDLMGNRLRTTITLSEDVHKILSEWAEEEERSLANLLSYLASQAAKQRQKDKENPSPDKGKG; encoded by the coding sequence ATGGCAAATACAAGCGAACTGGACGACCTAATGGGCAACAGGCTACGAACCACGATCACACTAAGCGAAGATGTGCATAAAATCCTTTCAGAATGGGCGGAAGAGGAGGAGCGCAGCCTTGCAAATTTGTTGAGTTATCTGGCATCTCAGGCAGCAAAGCAACGCCAAAAAGATAAAGAAAACCCCTCCCCAGATAAGGGGAAAGGGTAA